The Methanocella arvoryzae MRE50 genome includes a region encoding these proteins:
- a CDS encoding winged helix DNA-binding domain-containing protein, with product MRWQRLHAQHLDVKAPVDRLVEVVRSLCGANAQSRQAMMLSLRARIGGLEPAYVNKALEEKRLVRTWAMRGTLHLVDPQDLNWIVPLLGPGLIKKGMGRRLELGLDEKKVALGLEEIRDILREEGSLTRSELVEMLNERGVDIDPKSQAPYHLLARAALEGIVGIGPENDEGKQTFYLVADPGAIRKRMSDEEWQAELARRYLPGYGPASLKDFTSWSGQSVSRAKRGWDILRENGTIMPVTVEGQVLWSLRTQDEHSDKLAVSGTVVNLLPAFDPYVLGYDDRRYLVPESYHGEVYHGGQTVPVVLIDGLVAGVWRYERSGKRLDLKIKPFKPFDHTIRRLVAEEAEDTGRFLSQSPSVVYIK from the coding sequence GTGCGGTGGCAGCGTCTTCATGCTCAGCACCTGGATGTAAAGGCGCCTGTGGATCGGCTCGTTGAGGTTGTGCGTTCTTTATGCGGGGCAAACGCTCAGTCCAGACAGGCGATGATGTTATCGCTCAGGGCACGTATCGGAGGGCTTGAGCCGGCCTATGTAAACAAAGCGTTAGAGGAAAAACGCCTGGTGCGGACGTGGGCTATGCGTGGAACGTTGCACCTGGTCGATCCGCAGGACCTCAACTGGATAGTCCCGCTACTCGGCCCGGGCCTCATAAAAAAGGGCATGGGGAGACGCCTCGAGCTCGGGCTCGACGAGAAGAAGGTCGCACTGGGGCTCGAGGAGATTCGAGACATCCTTCGTGAAGAGGGGTCTCTCACCCGGAGCGAGCTTGTCGAAATGCTGAACGAACGGGGAGTGGATATTGACCCTAAAAGTCAGGCACCATACCATTTACTCGCCCGCGCAGCCCTCGAAGGTATTGTCGGCATAGGCCCGGAGAACGATGAGGGCAAGCAAACATTTTACCTCGTGGCTGACCCTGGCGCCATACGAAAGCGTATGTCTGACGAAGAGTGGCAGGCTGAACTCGCCCGGCGGTATCTGCCAGGGTACGGGCCTGCAAGCCTGAAAGACTTTACCTCGTGGTCCGGGCAGTCGGTTTCCAGGGCTAAGCGCGGCTGGGACATATTGCGGGAGAACGGGACCATTATGCCGGTTACGGTAGAAGGGCAGGTACTCTGGTCGCTCCGGACTCAAGATGAACATTCCGATAAATTGGCTGTTAGTGGGACGGTGGTGAATCTCCTGCCAGCATTCGACCCGTACGTCCTGGGCTATGATGACCGAAGATACCTCGTTCCTGAATCGTATCATGGCGAAGTATACCATGGCGGCCAGACCGTGCCTGTCGTGCTGATCGATGGCCTCGTAGCCGGCGTGTGGCGGTACGAGCGCAGTGGAAAACGGCTGGACCTGAAAATCAAGCCGTTTAAGCCATTTGACCACACCATTCGAAGGCTTGTAGCAGAGGAAGCGGAAGACACCGGACGTTTCCTGAGCCAGTCGCCATCGGTCGTCTACATCAAATAG
- a CDS encoding DNA-3-methyladenine glycosylase: MPVLPRDFYDRPTLEVARDLLGKTLVRQLPAGRVALRIVETEAYIGENDKACHASKGMTARNRVMFGQPGHAYVYLIYGMYNCLNLVTEKDGYPAAVLIRAGEPIEGEEIMSSLRPKARKHHEIASGPGKLCGAMSITRALNGADVCASGELYVEDGPAVKKIVACPRIGVDYAGEDALRPWRFYDKNSPCVSKRAPGDI; this comes from the coding sequence ATGCCAGTACTGCCCCGAGATTTCTACGATCGGCCCACGCTCGAGGTAGCCAGAGACCTGCTCGGCAAAACCCTCGTCCGGCAACTCCCTGCTGGCAGAGTCGCCCTGAGAATCGTCGAGACCGAGGCATATATCGGTGAAAACGACAAAGCCTGCCACGCCAGCAAGGGCATGACAGCCCGTAACCGGGTAATGTTCGGCCAGCCCGGCCACGCTTACGTCTACCTCATCTATGGCATGTACAACTGCCTCAATCTCGTAACGGAGAAAGACGGCTACCCCGCCGCAGTCCTCATCAGGGCAGGCGAGCCGATCGAGGGGGAGGAGATCATGTCCTCCCTCCGCCCGAAGGCCAGAAAGCACCATGAGATCGCCTCCGGGCCCGGCAAGCTGTGCGGCGCCATGAGCATTACCAGAGCCCTAAACGGCGCCGACGTCTGCGCTTCAGGCGAGCTGTACGTCGAGGACGGGCCGGCAGTGAAGAAGATCGTCGCCTGCCCGAGAATCGGCGTCGACTACGCCGGCGAAGATGCGCTACGGCCGTGGCGGTTCTATGACAAAAACAGCCCGTGTGTGTCTAAACGAGCGCCTGGCGACATATAA
- a CDS encoding gamma carbonic anhydrase family protein, producing the protein MILDYFGKPEISKTAFVAETAVLIGNVHVEDEASVWYGAVLRGDKGKIAVARKANVQDNSVVHSGPGEDVFIGEGTTIGHGAIIHGCTIGKYALIGMGAIVLSKAEIGDHCIIGAGAVVKEGDKIPAGSLVVGVPAKVVKQLSPEQMKYPEGNCEEYVELSRKYLEAMRR; encoded by the coding sequence ATGATCCTCGATTATTTTGGGAAACCCGAAATCTCGAAAACTGCTTTTGTCGCTGAGACCGCCGTGCTGATCGGTAACGTCCACGTGGAGGACGAGGCTAGCGTGTGGTACGGCGCTGTGCTCCGGGGAGACAAGGGGAAGATCGCTGTCGCCCGGAAAGCGAATGTACAGGATAACTCTGTGGTGCACTCCGGGCCAGGGGAGGACGTCTTCATCGGCGAGGGCACGACGATCGGCCATGGGGCGATTATCCACGGGTGTACGATTGGGAAGTATGCGCTGATCGGCATGGGCGCTATAGTGCTGAGCAAAGCGGAGATCGGCGACCACTGCATCATCGGCGCCGGCGCCGTCGTCAAAGAGGGCGACAAAATCCCCGCAGGCTCGCTCGTCGTGGGCGTCCCGGCGAAGGTAGTCAAGCAGCTTTCCCCCGAGCAGATGAAGTACCCCGAGGGCAACTGCGAAGAGTACGTTGAGCTTTCCAGGAAGTACCTGGAAGCGATGCGGAGATGA
- a CDS encoding alpha/beta hydrolase family protein → MTKTAIENREVSWNVQGITVNGTITAPADKEAHSAVIFIAGSGPTDRDWCTPLLPGTNGSARLLAEALASQGFATLRYDKLGSGPNVVENLSKFNGKISMQYYIEEITGAVETLLAETNVKKDNLFVLANSEGTIHAVNYQLQAKINRFKGLVLTGAPARSVGDLASVQLSRQFEPLPGGDLVMKYYDEAIARFIAGKPVTPDPSLPEVLKNILLTLETPSNLPFCRELWAYSLADHIAKVNEPLLVVIGKKDIQVDWKADGEALEEAVRHNSEASFVYPETANHVLKHEEAPEEKLDAQYVSMNYNAPGIELDQEALNAIVNWLKKY, encoded by the coding sequence ATGACTAAAACGGCAATCGAAAACAGAGAAGTATCGTGGAACGTACAGGGTATTACAGTAAATGGGACGATTACGGCGCCGGCAGATAAAGAAGCGCATTCGGCAGTTATCTTTATAGCAGGCAGCGGCCCGACAGACAGAGACTGGTGCACGCCGCTCCTGCCCGGAACGAACGGCAGCGCCAGATTGCTGGCTGAAGCGCTCGCAAGCCAGGGCTTTGCTACTCTGCGCTATGACAAGCTCGGATCCGGACCAAACGTCGTAGAGAACTTATCAAAGTTTAACGGCAAAATCAGCATGCAATACTACATAGAGGAGATTACGGGCGCCGTTGAAACATTACTGGCAGAAACAAACGTTAAAAAGGATAATCTGTTCGTTCTGGCCAATAGTGAAGGCACTATTCATGCTGTTAACTACCAGTTGCAGGCAAAGATCAATCGCTTCAAAGGACTGGTGCTGACCGGGGCGCCCGCAAGATCGGTCGGCGACTTGGCCAGTGTCCAGCTCTCCAGGCAGTTTGAGCCTTTGCCCGGCGGAGACCTCGTCATGAAATATTACGATGAGGCCATAGCACGGTTTATCGCCGGTAAGCCAGTTACCCCCGATCCTTCGCTTCCGGAAGTCCTCAAAAACATACTGCTAACTCTAGAAACCCCTTCCAACTTGCCGTTTTGCAGAGAACTATGGGCTTACAGCCTCGCAGACCACATTGCAAAGGTCAATGAGCCGCTACTCGTCGTCATCGGCAAAAAGGACATCCAGGTCGACTGGAAGGCGGATGGCGAGGCCCTGGAAGAAGCAGTCAGGCATAATTCAGAGGCATCTTTCGTGTACCCTGAAACCGCAAATCACGTACTGAAGCACGAAGAGGCCCCTGAAGAAAAGCTGGACGCCCAGTATGTTAGCATGAACTATAATGCGCCAGGCATAGAGCTTGATCAAGAAGCATTAAACGCTATCGTAAACTGGCTTAAGAAATATTAA
- a CDS encoding CxxC-x17-CxxC domain-containing protein — protein sequence MRDSGFRGPRRSFGGPREMHKAVCADCKKECEVPFAPSGDRPVYCQDCFPKHRKPRF from the coding sequence ATGAGAGACAGTGGATTTAGAGGACCCCGGAGAAGCTTCGGTGGCCCGAGGGAGATGCACAAGGCGGTTTGCGCCGACTGCAAGAAAGAATGTGAAGTACCTTTTGCGCCCAGCGGAGACAGGCCGGTCTATTGCCAGGACTGCTTCCCCAAGCACAGAAAGCCCAGGTTCTAA
- a CDS encoding DnaJ domain-containing protein gives MKDYYSILGLDRDCTRDDIKNAYRRLAKQYHPDINHSPDAPEKFRAIVEAYEYLLDVKDGKRPDIPKYTATSTRSTRATTGNNSKQFTPLEKLLAMLDSADVNVKRQAIEELGSRQYYSNQTVISALLSFMKSPNMMLRRNAIISLGRLGNPIVVADVAKGLKDDWAQIRFDTAVALGNIGAPEALLYLQRMDSTEYENNEMVMNAVRESIYWIKRKNKMFDQSRKCPYCEGYDNTSVLPPFVCHDCGRTFQNTAKEQPKKPQPEQRPPSSDTTKRCSYCYAQDVLEKCRYCGGLYCSDHISSQAHHCTKSRTDTTTIRTDTMGNNKTEKQSPIVTAVNWIYANAKTLLIALVVVMLLLATTPMLIGALTTPQQSEQSYTPQQPPLPTDSPQSTYEVQYGDISGQVYKGTDQVSHATISYKKMGDAILTESGYVLVPAGTPQSVTTDNNGYYSITHLQYGNYSIMIWDGSGSSIIYSGNIIVDRKTATVNFFTK, from the coding sequence ATGAAGGATTACTATTCTATTCTTGGGCTTGATCGAGATTGTACTCGTGATGACATTAAAAACGCCTATCGGAGATTGGCGAAGCAATACCATCCCGATATCAATCATAGCCCAGATGCTCCTGAAAAGTTTAGGGCAATCGTAGAAGCATATGAGTACCTTCTTGATGTGAAGGATGGTAAACGACCTGACATACCTAAATACACGGCAACGAGTACCCGTAGTACTCGTGCTACCACTGGAAATAATTCTAAACAATTCACGCCACTTGAAAAATTATTGGCAATGCTTGATAGCGCAGATGTAAACGTAAAACGACAGGCAATTGAAGAACTTGGTTCAAGGCAGTACTACTCAAACCAGACTGTTATATCCGCTCTACTGAGCTTTATGAAATCGCCCAATATGATGTTACGGAGGAACGCGATCATTTCACTTGGTAGGCTTGGAAATCCTATTGTTGTCGCGGACGTAGCTAAAGGGTTAAAAGATGATTGGGCACAAATTCGATTCGATACAGCAGTCGCATTAGGCAATATTGGAGCACCCGAAGCGTTGCTATATCTTCAAAGAATGGACTCTACGGAGTACGAAAACAATGAAATGGTGATGAACGCTGTACGAGAGTCCATCTATTGGATCAAGCGAAAAAACAAAATGTTCGATCAATCTAGAAAATGCCCATACTGCGAAGGATATGACAACACAAGTGTATTACCACCGTTCGTATGCCATGATTGTGGTAGAACATTTCAGAACACCGCAAAAGAGCAACCCAAAAAACCACAACCTGAACAACGCCCACCGAGTTCAGACACAACTAAACGATGCTCATATTGTTATGCTCAAGATGTACTTGAAAAATGTAGATACTGCGGAGGATTGTATTGTAGCGACCACATTAGTTCACAAGCCCACCATTGTACAAAGAGCAGAACAGACACAACTACTATCCGCACTGATACAATGGGTAATAATAAAACCGAAAAGCAATCCCCCATCGTTACGGCAGTGAATTGGATTTACGCTAACGCAAAAACCCTTTTAATTGCTTTAGTTGTAGTCATGTTATTGCTGGCAACTACGCCTATGCTAATTGGTGCACTTACAACTCCACAACAATCCGAACAGTCTTACACACCACAGCAGCCGCCTTTACCCACCGATTCACCACAATCTACTTACGAAGTACAATATGGTGATATCTCAGGTCAAGTGTATAAAGGGACGGATCAAGTGTCGCATGCAACTATATCTTATAAAAAAATGGGCGATGCCATCCTTACAGAATCAGGTTATGTATTAGTCCCCGCCGGTACACCCCAATCAGTAACCACCGACAATAATGGGTACTATTCTATCACCCATCTACAATATGGCAACTACTCAATCATGATCTGGGATGGAAGCGGTAGCAGTATCATCTATTCAGGGAACATTATCGTGGATCGCAAAACTGCTACTGTAAACTTCTTTACAAAATAG
- the yjjX gene encoding inosine/xanthosine triphosphatase — protein MKVAVGTVNPVKVNAVKNVFGKLFDNVEVEGRKVGSGVPDQPFGSETIKGAINRAKNAYRTGDYDYGVGIEAGLTDVEGYVLDIQFCAVFDGLDCTTGCGSGFQYPPTVLAEVLTGREVGDVMSELTGIENLGQKMGAIGYLSRGMLDRTQLTEQSVLMAMIPRLNPKLYRQID, from the coding sequence ATGAAGGTGGCAGTTGGCACCGTGAACCCGGTCAAGGTCAACGCGGTCAAAAACGTGTTCGGCAAGCTGTTTGACAACGTAGAGGTCGAAGGCCGCAAGGTCGGCTCGGGCGTGCCCGACCAGCCCTTCGGATCCGAGACCATCAAGGGCGCCATCAACCGCGCCAAAAACGCTTACAGAACAGGAGATTACGACTACGGCGTCGGCATCGAGGCCGGCCTGACCGACGTGGAAGGCTACGTGTTAGACATCCAGTTCTGCGCCGTCTTCGACGGCCTGGACTGCACGACAGGCTGCGGCAGCGGCTTCCAGTACCCGCCCACAGTCCTCGCCGAAGTGCTCACCGGCAGAGAAGTCGGCGACGTCATGAGCGAACTCACGGGCATTGAGAATTTAGGACAGAAGATGGGCGCTATTGGTTATTTATCCCGTGGTATGCTGGATCGTACTCAGTTAACAGAGCAGAGCGTCCTCATGGCCATGATACCCCGGCTCAATCCAAAGCTGTACAGGCAGATAGACTAA
- a CDS encoding phosphopantetheine adenylyltransferase, with protein sequence MVKIAVGGTFQPLHDGHKLLLRTAYNLGADVDIGLTSDDMATGKRTRDVETYGEREKAVRDWVKKEFGIEPHIMKIDDPYGKTLVQDYDYIVVSPETYPTAVKINQIRKEKGMKPIKVVRVEYVLAEDGRPISSTRIVEGEIDSHGNLLARKEGDY encoded by the coding sequence GTGGTGAAGATCGCGGTCGGCGGCACTTTTCAGCCGCTGCACGACGGGCACAAGCTGCTGCTGCGCACAGCATATAACCTCGGCGCCGACGTGGACATCGGCCTCACCTCCGACGACATGGCGACCGGCAAGCGGACCCGAGACGTGGAGACGTACGGTGAAAGAGAAAAGGCGGTCCGGGACTGGGTCAAAAAAGAGTTCGGCATCGAGCCCCACATCATGAAGATCGACGATCCCTACGGGAAGACGCTGGTCCAGGACTACGATTACATAGTGGTATCACCCGAGACGTATCCGACGGCCGTGAAGATCAACCAGATTCGCAAAGAAAAGGGCATGAAGCCGATCAAGGTCGTGAGGGTGGAGTACGTCCTCGCCGAGGACGGCAGGCCCATTTCCTCCACACGGATCGTAGAGGGCGAGATCGACTCCCACGGCAACCTGCTGGCCAGAAAGGAAGGAGATTACTGA
- a CDS encoding lipopolysaccharide biosynthesis protein, translated as MFIMLNTGLVTLFNYVFWILAVRVVSSEHVGLATAVVSASMMIAAISRLGMDDSITRFLPQSKDRGGFVNALIAIMLAVTVVVLFGFMAGLRQISPALLFLREWQYLLPFVVLVFLTSVCNMQGTTLVASRRADLALMEYALLFLRIPLLLITGSLGLFGIFLALDVTYLIMMLVGVVFLYRLGIARDLRVDFGQARRTMKYSLSNYLALIMYTAPYTLIPILVVNVMGASQQAYYYAAYSIAAFLLLVPDAIVASMFVEGAHERPLRETAKKSLRFALAILVPLVLAAVFFGDNLLRLFSPEHSAAAYELLLLLALSSVFYAVIEVYFTVMQVRKNLVMLNFVRFSVTALTLGLGYVLLQKLGLIGIGYAWFLACVIVSAISGWKMMSRKTWE; from the coding sequence GTGTTCATCATGCTTAACACGGGGCTGGTCACTCTCTTCAACTACGTGTTCTGGATCCTCGCGGTCAGGGTGGTTTCGTCTGAGCATGTTGGGCTGGCCACTGCGGTGGTTTCGGCGTCGATGATGATCGCCGCAATCTCTCGGCTGGGCATGGATGACAGCATCACGAGGTTCCTGCCGCAGTCGAAGGACAGGGGCGGGTTTGTGAATGCCCTGATCGCCATCATGCTGGCGGTGACGGTCGTCGTCCTCTTTGGTTTCATGGCGGGGCTGCGGCAGATCTCGCCGGCGCTGCTCTTTCTTCGGGAGTGGCAGTATCTTCTGCCGTTCGTGGTGCTGGTGTTCCTCACGTCGGTGTGCAACATGCAGGGCACCACCCTCGTGGCGAGCAGGAGAGCAGATCTGGCGCTGATGGAATACGCCCTCCTGTTTCTCAGGATTCCTTTGCTGCTCATTACCGGGTCTCTCGGCCTGTTCGGCATTTTCCTCGCCCTGGACGTCACCTACCTCATCATGATGTTGGTGGGCGTCGTGTTCCTGTACCGGCTGGGCATAGCCCGGGACCTCCGTGTAGACTTCGGCCAGGCCCGGAGAACCATGAAGTATTCTCTCAGCAACTACCTGGCCCTGATCATGTATACTGCGCCGTATACGCTGATCCCGATCCTGGTGGTGAACGTGATGGGGGCCAGCCAGCAGGCGTATTATTATGCGGCGTATTCCATCGCCGCGTTCCTCCTGCTGGTCCCTGACGCTATCGTGGCTTCCATGTTTGTGGAAGGTGCCCACGAGCGGCCGCTCAGGGAAACCGCAAAAAAATCGCTCAGGTTCGCCCTCGCCATCCTGGTCCCGCTGGTGCTGGCGGCCGTTTTTTTCGGCGATAACCTGCTACGCTTGTTCAGCCCGGAGCACTCGGCCGCCGCTTATGAGCTGCTACTACTGCTCGCCCTGTCCAGCGTGTTCTACGCGGTCATCGAGGTCTACTTTACGGTGATGCAGGTCCGGAAGAACCTGGTGATGCTGAACTTCGTCCGCTTTTCCGTCACGGCTTTGACCCTCGGCCTCGGCTACGTGTTGCTGCAAAAGCTGGGCCTGATCGGCATAGGCTACGCCTGGTTCCTGGCCTGCGTGATCGTGTCGGCGATCTCGGGCTGGAAGATGATGTCGAGGAAGACATGGGAGTAA
- a CDS encoding winged helix-turn-helix domain-containing protein produces the protein MPHKQRPDSAIQEIMIVEDPHAIKLLCSPRYAEIIRIISGEEFSVSDVARKLGANSGSVYYHMKELEKHGLVKLVREEIVGGVVKKYYRKAAMNFTFNISDPSSPSAAAAVAAGINEEFWEKLIKSLSYMGYNVLPGKMAEAKRDLMAMDRRSKAILAELQQSGLEQVEKDRLVVANAYQVAIMLRLVEDEQFLEAARKFSGGFLREQAGTGKQDSKEKSGKHD, from the coding sequence ATGCCTCATAAGCAAAGGCCGGACTCGGCGATTCAGGAAATCATGATTGTCGAAGATCCCCACGCCATCAAGTTGCTATGCAGTCCCAGGTATGCTGAGATCATTCGGATTATTAGCGGGGAAGAGTTTTCCGTGTCCGACGTGGCCCGGAAGCTCGGCGCCAATTCAGGCTCCGTATACTACCACATGAAGGAACTGGAAAAGCATGGCCTGGTCAAGCTGGTCAGGGAAGAGATCGTCGGAGGCGTGGTCAAGAAGTACTATCGGAAAGCGGCCATGAACTTCACCTTTAATATCTCTGATCCGTCGAGCCCGTCGGCTGCGGCAGCAGTTGCGGCCGGCATCAACGAGGAGTTCTGGGAGAAGCTGATCAAGTCGCTGAGCTACATGGGGTACAACGTCTTGCCGGGAAAAATGGCCGAGGCGAAGCGCGACCTGATGGCTATGGACAGGAGAAGCAAGGCCATTCTAGCGGAATTGCAGCAGTCGGGCCTGGAGCAGGTGGAGAAAGACCGCCTGGTCGTGGCTAACGCCTACCAGGTCGCGATCATGCTGCGGCTGGTAGAAGACGAGCAGTTCCTCGAGGCGGCCAGAAAGTTCAGCGGCGGGTTCCTGCGAGAACAGGCCGGGACCGGGAAACAGGATTCAAAGGAGAAAAGTGGAAAACATGACTAA
- the eif1A gene encoding translation initiation factor eIF-1A — MYKPRSQGKRKPAQAGGEVTRVRTPRRGDGEILGTVTKLLGASHLNVVCMDGVTRMCRIKGTMKKRTWIREGDIVIVVPWEIQEDKADVVYRYTGPQADWLRQKGYLSAPGS; from the coding sequence TTGTATAAACCAAGAAGCCAGGGAAAAAGGAAACCGGCACAAGCCGGCGGCGAAGTAACCAGGGTCAGGACCCCCCGGAGAGGTGACGGAGAAATTTTAGGTACCGTGACCAAGCTGTTAGGGGCAAGCCACCTGAACGTCGTATGCATGGACGGCGTCACCAGGATGTGCCGCATCAAGGGCACGATGAAAAAGAGGACGTGGATCCGCGAGGGCGACATCGTCATCGTGGTGCCCTGGGAGATCCAGGAAGATAAGGCCGATGTCGTATACAGGTACACAGGGCCGCAGGCAGACTGGCTCCGGCAGAAAGGGTACCTGAGCGCGCCCGGGTCCTGA
- a CDS encoding 2'-5' RNA ligase family protein, whose protein sequence is MIIQVRIGPEKEKIKEIIQKAHKGSGLYSKHTVPHMTLYGDFKAPASSFPRIKSVIMETAKCYETLPFHIDGYDFFQGKHGYVCALKVIPSTPLVDFRRDLSSKMIKVAPSLRDWDSDDDFKFHITIAHRLRYSQYKNVRQYLETGKQSFIQKLLSFLTGSKPQIRQFRPYLPMDGVRITMLNDNRRIYCEYDLLQKRMLNRTNALNRDVYATTLSILRNKKGLQRNNPSYSSEPTIFLYSDTHFDHENIIRYCARPFINVHDMNSVLLTNWNNTISNNDTVYFLGDLVFKGRRATYWMNQLNGNIYFIDGNHDRFNTKPYEILTYGKYQFLLVHSPKSIPNWGGWTIHGHTHNNDIYNYPFINGETKTINVSAELVSYKPVDIRSIIALDPDSIKRMDTISSTPERW, encoded by the coding sequence TTGATCATCCAAGTTCGCATCGGGCCTGAAAAGGAAAAGATCAAAGAGATCATTCAAAAAGCTCACAAGGGCAGTGGACTATATTCTAAGCACACCGTCCCCCATATGACTCTATATGGCGACTTCAAAGCGCCAGCCAGCTCTTTTCCAAGGATAAAGTCTGTAATTATGGAAACTGCAAAATGTTATGAGACATTACCGTTTCATATTGATGGATACGACTTCTTTCAAGGGAAACATGGTTATGTATGTGCTTTAAAGGTCATACCATCTACACCGCTCGTGGATTTTAGACGTGACCTAAGTAGTAAGATGATCAAGGTAGCCCCATCTTTAAGAGATTGGGATTCTGACGATGACTTCAAATTTCATATCACAATAGCTCACCGACTTCGATACTCACAGTACAAGAATGTTCGCCAGTACCTCGAAACTGGCAAACAATCATTCATCCAAAAACTGCTTTCATTCCTAACAGGTTCAAAACCACAAATAAGGCAATTTCGTCCATATTTACCAATGGATGGGGTACGTATCACAATGCTGAACGACAATCGCAGAATCTACTGCGAATACGACCTGCTACAAAAACGGATGCTTAACCGTACAAATGCACTAAACAGGGACGTATATGCCACTACACTCAGCATACTCCGTAATAAAAAAGGGTTGCAACGAAATAATCCCTCATACTCGTCAGAGCCTACAATATTTCTGTACTCTGATACACACTTTGACCACGAGAATATTATACGATACTGTGCCCGACCATTTATAAACGTGCATGATATGAATAGTGTATTGTTAACTAACTGGAATAATACAATATCAAATAACGATACAGTGTACTTCTTAGGGGATTTAGTTTTCAAAGGGCGTAGAGCAACTTACTGGATGAACCAACTTAACGGCAATATATACTTCATCGACGGCAATCATGACCGCTTTAATACAAAACCATATGAAATTCTGACATATGGTAAGTACCAATTTTTACTTGTCCATTCCCCAAAATCAATTCCAAATTGGGGTGGGTGGACGATCCACGGACACACCCACAACAATGACATCTACAACTATCCATTCATCAACGGCGAAACGAAAACCATTAATGTAAGCGCAGAACTCGTAAGTTACAAACCAGTAGACATTCGGAGTATAATTGCCCTTGATCCGGACTCTATAAAAAGAATGGACACCATCTCAAGCACTCCTGAAAGATGGTAG
- a CDS encoding fasciclin domain-containing protein, giving the protein MDDDIRRLVVILLALSVITGLAVPALAQTAETTSQNTILQNLAGSSGYSTLTNMAKTAGLDSTLAGAGPYTVFAPGNTAFGQIPQESVSALMNDKAKLGELMSYHVVPGKLSASDLANRDSLQTIDGKTLPVSRQPDGTITVGGATVTGSGIDSSNGIIYPVSGVMTPPGFVMPQAAQSPAQGLPWWILPLGLLALIAIGAYMMMKRRRHAEPAPREAYREKAPAERTAPRYEEERAHAETTGRTPEETMKEVRESTAAYKTPQIADIAKNLNLPLSGVALAGLNALISKGTFSDKQDFIGFLGKTFFANNMESAMAGGKEPSESMIMDVINKTGIAKGFSRDDTMKMLVPLLITGFTAVYNYLHKKPAAVTR; this is encoded by the coding sequence ATGGATGATGATATCAGAAGACTAGTCGTGATACTACTCGCGCTGTCAGTTATCACAGGGCTTGCTGTACCGGCGCTCGCGCAGACCGCTGAGACTACGAGCCAGAACACGATCCTCCAGAACCTCGCCGGCAGCAGCGGCTACTCGACGCTGACCAACATGGCGAAGACCGCCGGCCTGGACAGCACGCTGGCCGGAGCCGGGCCTTACACGGTCTTCGCGCCGGGCAACACGGCCTTCGGCCAGATCCCGCAGGAGTCCGTCAGCGCGCTGATGAACGATAAGGCGAAGCTGGGAGAGCTGATGAGTTACCACGTCGTGCCCGGGAAACTGTCCGCTTCCGACCTGGCAAACCGGGACTCGCTGCAGACGATCGACGGAAAGACCCTGCCCGTGAGCCGGCAGCCGGACGGGACAATAACCGTCGGAGGCGCCACGGTTACAGGCTCGGGCATCGACAGCAGCAACGGCATCATCTATCCGGTGAGCGGCGTGATGACTCCCCCGGGCTTCGTCATGCCCCAGGCTGCCCAGTCCCCCGCTCAGGGATTACCCTGGTGGATCCTGCCGCTGGGCCTGCTGGCACTGATAGCGATTGGAGCATACATGATGATGAAGCGCAGAAGACATGCAGAGCCCGCACCGCGGGAGGCATACAGGGAGAAGGCTCCGGCTGAGCGGACCGCACCCCGCTACGAGGAAGAGCGGGCACATGCGGAGACCACCGGGCGCACACCCGAGGAGACCATGAAAGAAGTCCGGGAATCCACGGCCGCGTACAAAACGCCGCAGATCGCAGACATTGCCAAAAACCTCAACCTCCCGCTGTCAGGCGTCGCACTGGCCGGGCTGAACGCCCTCATCAGCAAGGGCACGTTCAGCGACAAGCAGGACTTTATCGGCTTCCTGGGGAAAACTTTCTTCGCGAACAACATGGAGTCTGCCATGGCCGGCGGTAAGGAGCCCAGCGAGTCCATGATCATGGACGTCATCAACAAGACTGGCATCGCGAAAGGCTTCTCCCGCGACGACACTATGAAGATGCTGGTGCCCCTGCTCATCACCGGGTTTACCGCCGTCTACAACTACCTGCACAAGAAGCCTGCTGCGGTGACCAGATAA